From a region of the Tiliqua scincoides isolate rTilSci1 chromosome 4, rTilSci1.hap2, whole genome shotgun sequence genome:
- the KCNV1 gene encoding potassium voltage-gated channel subfamily V member 1 isoform X2, producing MDFSSRNLSNPLLKASRLDSTSLGSLESSVFSSEEEPRLLLQQVAPALDCITINVGGARFVLSQQKLCCYPDTRLGKLAVVVSAARDVASSLLDLCDDANLVENEYFFDRSSQAFRYIHNYYQTGRLHVMDQLCALSFLQEIQYWGLDELSIDSCCRDRYFRRKELSEVLDIKKDAIELDAQNEEEDFSGSLFPAIRQKLWEVLEKPGSSIAARIFGTLSMTFVIISIANMALISVELSWLHPRVLDIVEYVCITWFTGEFALRFLCARNRCHFMRNVTNIIDLLAILPFYITLLVENLRGDHSSQELENMGRIVQVLRLLRALRMLKLGRHSTGLRSLAMTIAQCYEEVGMLLLFLSVGISIFSTMEYFAEQGVYGTTFTSVPSAWWWATTSMTTVGYGDIRPDTTFGKVVAFMCILSGILVLALPIAIINDRFSTCYFTLKIKEAALCQREALKKLTKNMSSDSNIHINLRDTYARSVMDVLRLKSRERTSTRSSGGDEFWF from the exons atggatttttcctccagaaacttgtccaatccccttttaaaggcgtctaggctagac AGCACATCCTTGGGTTCTCTGGAGTCCAGCGTCTTCAGTAGCGAGGAGGAGCCGAGATTGTTGCTGCAGCAAGTGGCTCCGGCTTTGGACTGCATCACCATCAACGTGGGAGGTGCCCGCTTTGTGCTATCCcaacaaaagctgtgctgctaCCCAGACACTCGTCTTGGCAAACTGGCCGTGGTAGTATCCGCTGCCCGGGATGTGGCCTCCAGCCTCCTGGACCTCTGCGACGATGCCAACTTGGTGGAGAATGAATATTTCTTTGACCGGAGTTCTCAGGCATTTCGCTATATCCATAACTATTACCAGACTGGCCGGCTCCATGTGATGGATCAGCTCTGTGCTCTGTCCTTCCTGCAGGAGATCCAATACTGGGGACTGGATGAGCTCAGCATTGATTCTTGCTGCAGAGACAG GTACTTCAGGAGGAAGGAACTGAGTGAAGTCTTGGATATCAAGAAAGATGCTATAGAACTGGATGCCCAAAATGAGGAAGAGGACTTCTCTGGAAGCCTGTTTCCTGCCATCAGGCAGAAGCTTTGGGAGGTATTGGAAAAACCAGGGTCTTCTATAGCTGCCAGGATTTTTGGCACTCTGTCCATGACTTTTGTTATCATCTCTATTGCCAACATGGCCCTGATCTCAGTGGAGCTGAGCTGGCTGCATCCACGTGTTCTAGACATAGTGGAATATGTGTGCATTACCTGGTTCACCGGAGAGTTTGCTTTGCGTTTCCTGTGTGCACGGAACAGGTGCCACTTTATGAGAAATGTAACAAACATCATAGACTTGCTGGCCATTTTGCCCTTCTACATCACCTTGCTGGTGGAGAACTTGCGTGGTGATCACAGCTCCCAGGAGCTAGAAAACATGGGCCGAATCGTTCAGGTGTTGAGACTGCTGAGAGCTCTGCGCATGTTAAAGCTGGGTAGGCATTCAACAG GTTTGCGGTCTCTTGCAATGACCATTGCACAGTGCTACGAAGAGGTGGGTATGCTGCTACTTTTCCTCTCTGTAGGTATCTCCATCTTTTCTACCATGGAATATTTTGCTGAGCAAGGTGTCTATGGCACAACATTCACCAGTGTGCCCAGTGCCTGGTGGTGGGCTACAACGTCCATGACAACAGTTGGCTATGGTGACATTAGACCAGACACTACCTTCGGCAAGGTAGTGGCATTTATGTGTATATTATCGGGAATACTGGTCTTGGCTTTGCCAATAGCCATCATCAATGACCGCTTTTCCACTTGCTACTTTACACTGAAGATAAAGGAAGCTGCTCTCTGCCAACGCGAAGCCTTAAAGAAGCTCACAAAGAACATGTCCAGTGACTCCAATATCCATATAAATTTGCGAGACACATACGCCCGCAGTGTCATGGACGTGTTGAGGTTAAAAAGCCGAGAGAGGACAAGCACACGAAGCAGTGGCGGTGATGagttttggttttga
- the KCNV1 gene encoding potassium voltage-gated channel subfamily V member 1 isoform X1 yields MKSPPCCLSLSSGASGEELGKSTSLGSLESSVFSSEEEPRLLLQQVAPALDCITINVGGARFVLSQQKLCCYPDTRLGKLAVVVSAARDVASSLLDLCDDANLVENEYFFDRSSQAFRYIHNYYQTGRLHVMDQLCALSFLQEIQYWGLDELSIDSCCRDRYFRRKELSEVLDIKKDAIELDAQNEEEDFSGSLFPAIRQKLWEVLEKPGSSIAARIFGTLSMTFVIISIANMALISVELSWLHPRVLDIVEYVCITWFTGEFALRFLCARNRCHFMRNVTNIIDLLAILPFYITLLVENLRGDHSSQELENMGRIVQVLRLLRALRMLKLGRHSTGLRSLAMTIAQCYEEVGMLLLFLSVGISIFSTMEYFAEQGVYGTTFTSVPSAWWWATTSMTTVGYGDIRPDTTFGKVVAFMCILSGILVLALPIAIINDRFSTCYFTLKIKEAALCQREALKKLTKNMSSDSNIHINLRDTYARSVMDVLRLKSRERTSTRSSGGDEFWF; encoded by the exons ATGAAGTCTCCTCCTTGCTGCCTGTCCCTTTCATCTGGGGCATCTGGAGAGGAGCTGGGCAAGAGCACATCCTTGGGTTCTCTGGAGTCCAGCGTCTTCAGTAGCGAGGAGGAGCCGAGATTGTTGCTGCAGCAAGTGGCTCCGGCTTTGGACTGCATCACCATCAACGTGGGAGGTGCCCGCTTTGTGCTATCCcaacaaaagctgtgctgctaCCCAGACACTCGTCTTGGCAAACTGGCCGTGGTAGTATCCGCTGCCCGGGATGTGGCCTCCAGCCTCCTGGACCTCTGCGACGATGCCAACTTGGTGGAGAATGAATATTTCTTTGACCGGAGTTCTCAGGCATTTCGCTATATCCATAACTATTACCAGACTGGCCGGCTCCATGTGATGGATCAGCTCTGTGCTCTGTCCTTCCTGCAGGAGATCCAATACTGGGGACTGGATGAGCTCAGCATTGATTCTTGCTGCAGAGACAG GTACTTCAGGAGGAAGGAACTGAGTGAAGTCTTGGATATCAAGAAAGATGCTATAGAACTGGATGCCCAAAATGAGGAAGAGGACTTCTCTGGAAGCCTGTTTCCTGCCATCAGGCAGAAGCTTTGGGAGGTATTGGAAAAACCAGGGTCTTCTATAGCTGCCAGGATTTTTGGCACTCTGTCCATGACTTTTGTTATCATCTCTATTGCCAACATGGCCCTGATCTCAGTGGAGCTGAGCTGGCTGCATCCACGTGTTCTAGACATAGTGGAATATGTGTGCATTACCTGGTTCACCGGAGAGTTTGCTTTGCGTTTCCTGTGTGCACGGAACAGGTGCCACTTTATGAGAAATGTAACAAACATCATAGACTTGCTGGCCATTTTGCCCTTCTACATCACCTTGCTGGTGGAGAACTTGCGTGGTGATCACAGCTCCCAGGAGCTAGAAAACATGGGCCGAATCGTTCAGGTGTTGAGACTGCTGAGAGCTCTGCGCATGTTAAAGCTGGGTAGGCATTCAACAG GTTTGCGGTCTCTTGCAATGACCATTGCACAGTGCTACGAAGAGGTGGGTATGCTGCTACTTTTCCTCTCTGTAGGTATCTCCATCTTTTCTACCATGGAATATTTTGCTGAGCAAGGTGTCTATGGCACAACATTCACCAGTGTGCCCAGTGCCTGGTGGTGGGCTACAACGTCCATGACAACAGTTGGCTATGGTGACATTAGACCAGACACTACCTTCGGCAAGGTAGTGGCATTTATGTGTATATTATCGGGAATACTGGTCTTGGCTTTGCCAATAGCCATCATCAATGACCGCTTTTCCACTTGCTACTTTACACTGAAGATAAAGGAAGCTGCTCTCTGCCAACGCGAAGCCTTAAAGAAGCTCACAAAGAACATGTCCAGTGACTCCAATATCCATATAAATTTGCGAGACACATACGCCCGCAGTGTCATGGACGTGTTGAGGTTAAAAAGCCGAGAGAGGACAAGCACACGAAGCAGTGGCGGTGATGagttttggttttga